DNA sequence from the Ochotona princeps isolate mOchPri1 chromosome 5, mOchPri1.hap1, whole genome shotgun sequence genome:
TTTGAATCCATGCTCTGATCTAGATTCTAGCTTCCGGCTAATGCATATCAGGGGATGACTTTGCTGCCTGAGTTCCTGAAAACCCACACAGTAGGCCTGGAttgggctgctggctcctggtgttaGCCTGAGTCAGCTCTAGTTGTTGGGTGTGTTTAGGGACTAACCAAGTAAATGGGAGTTCTTTCAATCTacttgtgtctctcaaataataaagtAGTAACATATGTTTGAGTGTGAATATTGTCAAAATCTGGacaaaattctattttctttttctcttaaggTGTCTTTAAGTCTCGGCTTACTTTAAATCTGATTTAAAAGACCAGGGTGACACGTGAATTTTCTGACTctcatattttaaatgttaatcaAAATGGTCACAAAAAATGACATAGCTCAAGGGCCTGTCTGTGTTAAGATCCTAACAAGCAAGTAAGCATCTTACTCTCATTTTAAACTGTGACTCTTTAATACTTACGAAAATGACGAATATGGTTAATTGTATAGATGTTTCTACCTCTACATATGTTGTCATTTTATTAACCCATCATGTTTGGTCCATGTCTTCGTTATTACACTTTATGTAAATGTTTGTTAATGCCTAAATATATGTTGATCACatatgtaaataaagttttacttaAACATAGAAATCTTTATAGTTTTCAGCACCGTTGATTCTATTTCTTTATCTTCAGATTCCCTGGGACAGTCATGTTTTAAGCTTGTTGTCTCATTGTAGTTTCAAAAGATACCCTGATTTAGACAGCAAGCTAAAGGCTAATTATAGCACAATTATAATGTGGAATAAAAATGCAATCCCATCAGACTCTGTTATTGATACTGGCTACCGAAGATAAATAAGCTCAACTTCTGTGTACTGTTCATCACCAATAGGAGTTATCTCATTACTTTGTAAGACTATACTAGTTGCTTCTGTAATCCAGATTTAGATAGAGACAACTATAGTCTTAAATTTTCTGCATCAAAGAGAAAAAATGTCAAATAAGATTGTGCAGACTTACTCTCGCCTCCCTCGGCCTTTCACCAGCCAAGCAATGAATTCCTTGGCAGCCTGGCCTTCCAGATAGGAACTTACATCACTGGTAAAGGTCCCTTCAGCATGTCTCTCAAACTCATCGTGGCGTTTGGCAATGTTATTCCTGAAAGAAACGTGAAAGTTAAATTGAAGCTCTGTCTGTGGCAATATGGTTCTCAGCTGTGGCAACTAGGGGCTCAGGATTCTTTGAGAAGGGGGTTGGGGTGTTTGGGAGAAGAGGGTGACGAGGGGATTTGTCTTGAAACCACATTAATTATCGAGATTTGAGATTGGTAGAAGGAGTTGACAACACTTAAGAAGGAGCTGAagctccccctcccttcccagccTTCCCATTTCCATCTCTGCCGCTGGTTGTTATAACCGCAATACTTTCTACTTTACTCTCAATAGGTAAGAGTTACCCACATGTTTTGTGACTCACAGGCAAGGCAGTGTTTGGTTCAGTTAGTATAGGGTCAGAGTCAGTTAACTGATTCAAAGAGAACGCAAAGGACCGTCTTGAAATGTCGTCCAAATGACGACATGATAATGGATGAAAGAAAACGTGTGATCTGCTAGCAATCGCGGAATGCTAAGACGAGGAGCCCACACCAGCCTCGCGCGGGTGCAGAGCTTGGAGGGGATGTGCAGACAGCTGCCTACTTTGCCCCTGGAAGGCCTCCTCTTCAATGCACAGCAGAGACTGCCTGAGAGTGAGGGATGCTTTACATTCACTTACCAAGTTGTGGCACTCTCATTCTGGAAAATGAGAACAGTTTGCATTTTTGTAAATTTGTGATGTCTCACGTTTAACTGATGCCGCCTATAGGTCTTGTCAGGGATCTTCCCGAGTGTCTGCTGGGATCCTGACAAGCAGCTTACCTGCAGGGGCTCCCTCCACTTAATGGTTAACTTTGGTTAACAATAGCTTCTTCTATTGCCTCTGATTAGTCCAGCTTTCACCCCTGCTTtcattttcccctctctctggaCTTGCTTAGATTCAGGCAAATTGAAGTCCTTTATTCTGAGCATTACATTCCTCTAACTAGTTTGTATGTATATAACTCCCTTCTACTTGTGGGCCACTCTCCAAAGAAATTGTGAAATTCCACCATCTCTGTGAAACCTGTGTGGATAATTTCCTCCAATAGCTTAAATGTAGCAAAAGCCCAAACACTCGCACAGAAAATCCAACATTAAAATGTATGCCTTACGATAGGCGTGCTTTCTTCTTTGCCGCCTTCTCTCTTGATGCTGTGCGGCTAGGCCTTAATTTTAAATGCATATCTTGAATTTTATTCTACAAGAAAAGGAATGCATCTGTTTTCATTCCTTACTGTGATCAGCTTGGCTATGGGGCTTTAATGTGATCACAGTCCCGGGTTTGAACTCCACGAGGAAATGTTAAATTTGCTCTACCTTTTAGTCGGCCATTAAAGTTCTAACTATCCAGGTCTACAAAagtcaattttcagttttaagGGAAAATGGGTGACCGTAAATATTACTAAAGCCatagctggaaaaaaaatcacttatgtTTTATGTCACACTGAAGATTGGATAAGGGGTTTTGAGGGGTAAGACATTTTGACGCCAATTCAAATGATAGCATCCTTAATCTTGAACACTACCAAAACTGAAAGAGTTATGAACACTACCTGATGAGCATGGTAACTCAGGACAGACATATGTAATGCTATTGTGTGCAagttttggattagggttagattCTTGCCTGTTCCTCTTGGTGTTCATCAACCACTGCACAAAATCTTGAGCGCGTCGGGAGTCCAGGTACTTGCTGTAGTCACTGGTGAAGGTGCCCTGGGAATGGCGCTTATCTTCAGTCATCAGATCCGTGTCATCAGGCAGGTTTGTCTGGGGAGCTGAGAATGACCTGTGAAGGCAAGTG
Encoded proteins:
- the GCG gene encoding pro-glucagon isoform X1, with the translated sequence MKSIYFVAGLLIMLVHGSWQRSLQETEEKIRSFSAPQTNLPDDTDLMTEDKRHSQGTFTSDYSKYLDSRRAQDFVQWLMNTKRNRNNIAKRHDEFERHAEGTFTSDVSSYLEGQAAKEFIAWLVKGRGRRDFPEEVTIVEELRRRHADGSFSDEMNAILDSLATRDFINWLLQTKITDRK
- the GCG gene encoding pro-glucagon isoform X2; this translates as MKSIYFVAGLLIMLVHGSWQRSLQETEEKIRSFSAPQTNLPDDTDLMTEDKRHSQGTFTSDYSKYLDSRRAQDFVQWLMNTKRNRNNIAKRHDEFERHAEGTFTSDVSSYLEGQAAKEFIAWLVKGRGRRDFPEEVTIVEELRRRHADGSFSDEMNAILDSLATRDFINWLLQTKITDR